In Drechmeria coniospora strain ARSEF 6962 chromosome 03, whole genome shotgun sequence, the DNA window GGCATAGGGAGCGTCTTGGATGTGTCTGCCTCGATTTCGGACAAGATGCCGCCGTACGGTTTGCCCTTGGCATCGTCCGTCTCCTTGTCGAAGAAGGAATAGAAAGGCTGGGAGTACAAGTCCGAGGTGAATGGAGTCGGAAGTGCGCTGAGAGGAGTGGGCGCAGGTGCAGTCGTTGGGCGAGCAGGCGTCAAGCGGGGGGGCACAGCTGGCCTTGATATCCCACCAGGGGTGCTGCCAAGATTGACACCAACCGTGCCGGCACCACCGGGGTGTTTCTTgtgacgccgtcggcgcgacagAATTTCCTTCAGATTACCTGGTCGTACTTGAATCTTGATGACCAGCGAGGTGCGCGAGTGCTTGACGACAGTGACAGGAATCGGAGCGGCCGCCATGACTTTTAGCCGCAGtgtccttggcctcgccagCTCGGTCGACTGGTCGGCGATTCCGCCATCGTCAACGGTGGCGTCATTGGAAACGTTTCGTCGACGCTTTCGCACGGGACCTGAGCCCTCCTCGTCTGGCTCGGTATAGGATGACTTCCTCTTTCGCCGTGCACGAAAACTTTCGGTGCTGCCACGATCCAGGTCTCTGTCGTTTGAATCGGAGCGACCGTCTGTGCTCATCTTCTCACTTGACAACTTGGCAGTGTCTGAGCGCCGTGACGAGGACCGCTGGACGCTGGGGGTTTCTTTCGTTTCGTCGGCCTGATcgacatcatcatcgtccggCTCCAGTTCTGCTGTCAAACAATCAGGGCATTTCCACGATTGAGCGTCTGCGGCATGTTTGTTAGTTGAGGGGCACTGGCAAAGTTCAACAAGGCACTCACTATTCTCCTCCGTCAAGGAGATGGCGTCACGGGCACATTGTTGATGCGCTGCTGATGTTAGCCCATTATTGTTCACTATTGTCTATTGCGACTGCTGGCTGATCCGTACCGTTGTCGCTGCAGCGAGAGCAAGCGAGAAATGCTTCAAAGTCCTCACTGGGATCATTCTCCTCGTCTTGCTTGCAGAATATGCACGTGTTCGGTAGGGCTGCGTCTGactcctcatcctcgtcggcgccgtcggcctcatcCCACATggcttcgtcatcgtcggattcttcttcggcggcgcTCGGCAGGTCGGAGACGTCGCTCTCGGCATCTTCGTCGTTGTCGGATTCTCCTGGTCTAATCTTCACCGCGCCGACACCTTCGTCCAAGTCCTCTTCTCCTTCTGCATCCTCGTCGATTTCttcgtcatcctcatcgcGGTCCGGTGCGGCACTGCCAACTATGATTTGTCGAGCAAGAAGATCGTTGTCTTCTTCGCCAGAGGCATCCTGATCCAGCTCCTCGCCAGAGGCATCTCGGTCGCTGAGaacttcatcgtcgtcgccataATCTTGTCGAGAGGCGCTCCTTGCACGTCGTGCATTCGACCTCGTACTACTACCAGCAGCGCTGTACACAGTATCAAactcggcgtcctcggcgcgcAAGACACTCTgctgcagctcctcctccatcgcctGTGCACTGGACATGGTTACACCTGCTTCGGAGAACAATTTGAGCAGACAGCCGGCTCCAGTTCGGGCATGTCGGTATAAACGAGTGTGGCGCAGATCGATATACGTTATCAAGTTCCGAGCATGGTGAAGCAGCGAACGCGGTTTTCGGGCGACGAGGTACAATGCTGTGATTCCTGCGCATCAGACAGGTCACTTTGCGCAAGAAAAAAAAGCAACAAGACTCACCTTCTGCTCGGATGCGAGGAAACAAGAGGATGAGACGTGCACAGCAGTTGGTTTTGGTTGCGAAGCCCCAGATAACGTGGAGTCGGTCGCGTCTGCGTCTGTCACCAGTTGGTCAGTCGCGGGAAGCTGGTCGCTACAGTGCGTGTGAGGCAGCAAACGTTGCTGCCTCGTAGATGCTTCGTAAGCCGCCCAGCAGCGTAGCGGTTGTGAAACAGTGCGGGAGAAATTTATTCTCACGGTACGCCGACCAGGGTGTTGACTGTTCAGGCCTCAGGCATCGACCAATCAGTGATGTCGAGACAACCGATTGCCGCAAGCTACATTTCGAGAACAGCATTTCGAGTGCACAGAACGACGACGCACCGCCATTTCACACGAGGCCTACGAGTAAGGAGGCCTTTGTCGAAAGACATTAGTTACGAAATAATCAGCCATCCAagcctgctcgagcagcgCAACGCAGCAATGCCGGTCCCATTCGAGGCGTTGCTTCCCTACGCCATCATGATTACCGTTTGTGCATCCAGAAGACTCCCCAGCCATGGACAAGGCAAGGTCTGATGGTTTCTAGATGTTTGGCGTGACGGGTACCGGCCTTGCTGCCGTCAAGAAGTGGCGAAACGAGGGCAAGCGCCCGCGATACTCCCTGGATCAATGGGATAGGGTTTGTCTTCTCCGTTGTCCTTGACACATATCGCGGTGATTGCTAACTACTGTTGCAGCAAAGTAAGGCAACTTCCATCACCAAGAGAAATATTTTACCGAGAAAACTGCAAGAAATACTGACTGGTTACCCCAGTGATGGAGCGCGACCGCCGGCTTACCGGAACGCTGCGAGGGCAGACCAATCTTCCCGAAGCACCATTGGGATTTGAGCTAAGCAATGGTTGGAGAGTAAGCGATCCAGAAACGGCCGATGCAATGATTCCCAATGCTCATGATCTGTGTAGATGGAAAAACGATTCTCCTAACTTACAACCGACAAGATTACCGAGTGCTGCGATACATGGCCATTAAATGCTCGGGGACAAATGGATACCCCTGGACGGAGTTTGGGGAAGCCGAATATTACCAATGCAGCAGCGTTTTGTTGTTAAAAGTATCCATTGGTATTCAGTCTGCAGTCATGTGATTGTGACAAACTCCCCGGATATGCTGGGCGTACACGCCAGGCCATGCGCTTTTGGGGGGAAGAGCTAGGGTCAATGAACGTTGTCGAGCAGTTATCAAGGGAGAATCTAGGCTATGGCAACTGTAATCACAATGTGTAGATCAAATTGGAAGGTGCCAGATGCGTACTATTTTCACTGAGCCGATGCTTTCCAAGTGAGGGTTTTGGAGCCATGACCCCTGGACGCCGCACGAACGTGCAGTTTCAAGTGCGACCCTATGTCTACAGAAGTGGAAAGGAACGTGGTAAGAGATTGGACTATGGTTATAGAATAGGGATATCTGCCCTGTTCTTGTTTAACCCTTCCAAGAGCATGCATGCTTGGCACATGAGTTGGCTCGACATGTACCCGCACTTGACGCAGTGACCAAGCGTCTGCTCGTCTCGCCTCCGAGTCCGAACAGGGAGCTTAACAGAACCATCGTCCTTTGGCTTGCCGTTTGACGTAATTTCCTTCTCAAGGCTCTCGACTTTCGGCTGGTTCTTGAATGCGGCCTCCATCTGAGCCATTTCGCCGCCCGACGAACGCCCATCGGCAGACCCGCAGCCTCCCATCCCCTCGCCTTCATCGCAATCACACGAGCGCTGCCCCTTGTCTGGTGTCAGCCTGGCCATATCTTCACCACTTCTGACAATGTCCAGTATGGAACTGGGCCGAACCCTCTCCAGGCTTTTTATCAAGGTCCTCGCCGTTCCTCTGAACGCTTCTGGGCTGTATATGCATTCAGTACTGAAGTAGTCCAATTTCTTGTGGTGAGCGTAGAGAACAATCTCCTTTTCGTATGCGTACTTGAGCGGTTTGCTCCTCTTCACCTCGCTAGACGAACTTCCCGTCACGATGCTAGTACAACGCGACAAGCGAGGTACGTCGCCTCGGAGGAGGTTCATCAGGACCGTCTCGGCTACATCATCAGCATTGTGTCCCGTGACAACGTGCTTGATGCCGAGCATATTGGCGCCTCGATCGAGAGCCTGTCGACGAAACACGCCACAGTAGGTGCAGTTTCTTTTTTTCCCAATGGTTTCCACGACCTGGTCCATGGTCCAGCCATAGAGCTCATCGTATCCGACGATTTTTAGCGGCATGTCATACTGAGTCGCATTCCGCTTAACCGTTTCGAGGGAGTCGTCTCGATACCCTTTGATGCCCTCGTCTATACTTAGCAGAACGAGTTCCAGCTGGTACTTGTGGCGTTCGTTCAGTGTCTTGAGTACTGACGCCAAGACGGTGGAATCTTTGCCGCCGGATGCTCCTATCGCCACTCGTTCGCCTGGGTAGAACAGCTTGGATGAGATGATGGTGTGATGAACCTCGAGTTCGAAAACCGAAATAAAACAGTCTCGGCATAGTTTGTCATGATTTTTCGGTCTCTTGACAACTGCCTTGTTGGTCTGACACCGGCTGCAAGTCGTGGGTGGCATTGTGAAATGGTTGGCAAGAAAAGGAGGCAGAGCAGGCCTGCAAAGGTTGCGCGACGAATCGCTCTGATGCGCTGCAGTGCCTCGACGGAAGGATTTGGCCTTGAAATCTGATTTATCGCTTTTTCATACGAAACGAGACGGAAATGTTTGCGATCAGGACCTTGCTatcgtgcaagtacttcttCGTTTTGATCGTTTTCCTGGCGAAGGTAGCGTCACGACATGTCGAGGACTAGaatgagtaagtactaataggtacggagtaatacggcCAAGACGTCTCAATTGTACTAAGTCCAGTATTTGAAtccactacggagtagtgcggatacttactgtagttgtactccatacttaagtatgtactccgtatgtacagtactccgtacttacggagtacaatgcgttgtacctaagtaagtaagtactttggTGCAAAGCTCTGCGGTACGGagaattacatgtacttagtacggagtaggtgtactgtactccgtacatgtacttaattacgGGGTACTTggttcaagtactgtactcgtttgcacggagtaataataggagtacttacatgcacggagttTGTAAATGTTCAAGTAATtgattacagtacggagtttggagtaattacttacttatgtaagtacttatgtactgtacgtacagtacttacgtacagtacttatgtactgtacgtacagtacttacgtacagtacttacgtacagtacagtaatgcttgcttgtacttcCGTTAGTACCGAAGGTGAACAGTGACGGAGAATCACGTGACGTAACGAAATATGAGCCACAGTAACGATGCTGCGCCACTGTGGGTTGAGCTGAGTGTGGCACATGAGCCCTAATTTTTCACCCACGACCAGAAATCGACTTTTCCGTTGTTCCTCTTCGCACCACCCACTTCGGCATCAACGACTTCTGCTCCTCACGACC includes these proteins:
- a CDS encoding putative NCS6 Protein with role in invasive growth, with protein sequence MPPTTCSRCQTNKAVVKRPKNHDKLCRDCFISVFELEVHHTIISSKLFYPGERVAIGASGGKDSTVLASVLKTLNERHKYQLELVLLSIDEGIKGYRDDSLETVKRNATQYDMPLKIVGYDELYGWTMDQVVETIGKKRNCTYCGVFRRQALDRGANMLGIKHVVTGHNADDVAETVLMNLLRGDVPRLSRCTSIVTGSSSSEVKRSKPLKYAYEKEIVLYAHHKKLDYFSTECIYSPEAFRGTARTLIKSLERVRPSSILDIVRSGEDMARLTPDKGQRSCDCDEGEGMGGCGSADGRSSGGEMAQMEAAFKNQPKVESLEKEITSNGKPKDDGSVKLPVRTRRRDEQTLGHCVKCGYMSSQLMCQACMLLEGLNKNRADIPIL